A single window of Colletotrichum destructivum chromosome 9, complete sequence DNA harbors:
- a CDS encoding Putative transmembrane emp24 domain-containing protein, whose translation MRPFIPLLSLSAVAQALYFYIDGTSPKCFFEELPKDTLVVGHYTAEEWDDRINQWAKHDGLSIYISVDETFDNDHRVVSQRGQASGRFTFTAADAGDHMICFTPSSTSGRAGWLSLHSHNGGIRLTLDLAIGESSEIESSDKNKLEDIATRVKDLNARLQDIRREQVFQREREAEFRDQSESTNARVIRWMLIQLVVLAVTCTWQLSHLRSFFIKQKLT comes from the exons ATGAGGCCTTTCATCCCCCTGCTCTCGCTGAGCGCTGTTGCGCAGGCGCTCTACTTCTACATCGACGGCACCTCGCCTAAGTGCTTCTTCGAGGAGCTCCCCAAGGACACGCTCGTTGTTGGCCACTACACTGCCGAGGAGTGGGATGACCGGATCAACCAGTGGGCCAAGCACGATGGCCTCAGCATCTACATCTCCGTCGAT GAAACCTTCGACAACGACCACCGCGTAGTCTCCCAGCGTGGCCAGGCATCCGGCCGCTTCACCTTCACGGCTGCTGACGCCGGCGACCACATGATCTGCTTCACCCCATCCTCCACCTCTGGCCGCGCCGGCTGGCTCTCGCTCCACTCCCACAACGGCGGCATTCGCCTCACGCTCGACCTCGCTATCGGCGAGAGCAGCGAGATCGAAAGCTCTGACAAGAACAAGCTCGAAGACATCGCAACCCGCGTCAAGGACCTGAACGCTCGCCTGCAAGATATCCGCAGAGAGCAAGTTTTCCAGCGT gagcgcgaggccgagTTCAGAGACCAGTCCGAATCTACCAACGCCCGTGTCATCAGGTGGATGCTCATCCAGCTCGTCGTTCTCGCTGTTACCTGCACCTGGCAGTTGTCGCATCTGCGGTCCTTCTTCATCAAGCAGAAGCTCACGTAA
- a CDS encoding Putative SWR1-complex protein 4/DNA methyltransferase 1-associated protein — protein MTSSDVRDVLNLPDSHAGPRPAKKQKTSAPRPNLKGLAREVQNLGGDNPIAIVPEVSIFKKRRFVSRKPATKWELKPFTNSARGDSGALVLKHWKRKIPTPAENAAQGADEEMKDADGDQATSKPENSMFAKFNVEVDVPQYSEDQYQTNLQSDDWTKEETDYLLSLVRDFDLRWPIIWDRYDYMPEAINGEASADGDESKAIIPVPKPRTMEDLKARYYEVAAKMMAVQKPVQYMTQPEYTLHELMANFNANQEKLRKDFANNALTRSKEEAKEEESLLLEIKRILARSDRFNEERRELYNRLDYPHTDQDISTFKSSAGLQTLLQNLMNADKSKKRKSLMAADGVSPSTPAAGQQPAAAASDNNGNRRESIAAAAAAATAPPEKSQKEPPSSVAQTPTAPAGGKKGQQQQERRKLSEAEMHVYGVTHHDRLSSGPTFRYERINKLFTHKSNQQQLRIMNTLNELDIPPRLVMPTAPVTSQYELLLGAVNSLLDARKVTDKIDAEIKIELAKKMEREKTNQPEPNPAAEKKEGDGDSRSTEEKKDKTVGGEAKAEAAPAEPAKTDEPKTNGGAAGAEAPADGEREVSASAATEEGKGDADKDKDKPARPGSSGVSHKRSASVMSAGGDDKTAKRQKK, from the coding sequence ATGACATCCTCAGATGTGCGAGATGTCCTCAACCTCCCCGATAGCCACGCGGGGCCCCGACCAGCCAAAAAGCAAAAGACTTCTGCTCCGCGCCCAAACCTGAAAGGCCTGGCTCGCGAGGTTCAAAACCTAGGCGGCGACAATCCGATCGCCATCGTCCCCGAGGTTTCCATCTTCAAAAAACGGCGCTTCGTAAGCAGAAAGCCGGCGACGAAATGGGAACTCAAGCCCTTCACCAACTCGGCACGGGGTGACAGCGGCGCATTGGTGCTAAAGCACTGGAAGCGGAAAATACCGACGCCAGCGGAGAATGCAGCGCAAGGCGCAGACGAGGAAATGAAGGATGCGGACGGAGATCAGGCGACGTCTAAACCCGAGAACTCAATGTTTGCGAAATTTaatgtcgaggtcgacgtaCCTCAGTACAGCGAGGACCAGTATCAGACAAACCTTCAGAGTGACGACTGGACCAAGGAAGAAACAGACTACCTGCTGAGTCTGGTGAGAGACTTTGACCTGCGGTGGCCGATTATATGGGACCGTTACGACTATATGCCAGAGGCCATCAACGGTGAGGCATCGGCGGACGGGGACGAGAGTAAGGCTATCATTCCAGTACCGAAGCCGCGGACGATGGAGGACCTCAAGGCGCGATATTACGAGGTGGCCGCAAAGATGATGGCGGTCCAGAAACCCGTTCAGTACATGACGCAGCCCGAATACACGCTCCACGAGCTCATGGCCAACTTCAACGCAAACCAAGAAAAGCTCCGCAAGGACTTCGCAAACAACGCGCTGACGCGgagcaaggaggaggccaaggaggaggaatcGCTGCTACTGGAGATCAAACGCATTCTGGCGCGCAGCGACCGATTTAACGAGGAGCGGCGCGAGCTGTACAACCGACTGGACTATCCGCACACCGACCAGGACATCAGCACGTTCAAGTCCAGCGCCGGGTTGCAGACCCTCCTGCAAAATTTGATGAACGCCGACAAgtccaagaagcgcaagtcATTGATGGCGGCTGATGGCGTCAGTCCCTCCACGCCTGCTGCCGGTCAACaaccggcagcggcagcgtcAGACAATAATGGTAACCGCCGCGAAAGCATCGCTGcagctgccgctgccgccaccgcgcCACCAGAGAAGTCACAAAAGGAGCCCCCCAGCAGCGTCGCGCAGacaccgacggcgccggccggagGAAAGAagggccagcagcagcaagagcGCCGCAAGctctccgaggccgagatgcaCGTCTATGGCGTCACACACCATGACCGTCTGTCCAGCGGACCTACGTTCCGATACGAGAGGATCAATAAGTTATTCACACACAAGTCGAACCAACAACAGTTGCGCATCATGAACACGCTTAACGAACTTGACATCCCGCCGCGGCTTGTCATGCCCACGGCACCTGTCACGTCGCAGTACGAGCTTCTCCTAGGCGCGGTCAACAGCCTACTCGATGCCAGAAAGGTCACAGACAAGATTGACGCCGAGATCAAAATTgagctggccaagaagatgGAGCGAGAGAAGACAAACCAACCAGAACCCAATCCGGCTGCCGAGAAAAAGGAAGGTGATGGTGACAGCCGCTCTacggaagagaagaaagacaagacggtgggcggcgaggcaaAAGCAGAAGCCGCCCCCGCGGAGCCAGCGAAGACGGACGAACCGAAGACCAatggcggcgcggccggAGCCGAGGCACCAGCGgatggggagagggaggtgaGTGCGTCGGCTGCGAcagaagaagggaagggcGATGcggacaaggacaaggacaagccgGCGCGGCCGGGAAGTAGTGGAGTGTCACACAAACGGAGCGCGAGCGTCATGAGTGCTGGGGGCGACGACAAAACTGCGAAGAGGCAGAAGAAGTGA